One genomic segment of Paenibacillus sp. FSL H8-0332 includes these proteins:
- a CDS encoding metallophosphoesterase, producing MDIQTKVHTIFMLVGATECGKSTFAKEVLIPQLKAADSTTGLRTNVQYLSSDLIRQELLGFDYDKYDQVMLEASSHTFALLFERLKRVTSWPINAEFVIMDTIGLAEDYRSKVRAIAQENNYNLEVILFDYRKREDYYASERSKKLISNHLNRLRREVLPVLSREGYHGIHKVRAKDFLLEGPEGMGEKLPNPDYRVHIQDWEAYAAAVLPQEQEYIVIGDVHECVQELQGLLRSYGYRMEEGKLSATDKLKNTRIILAGDWIDKGKQTREIIQFLYDNQEHFLFVMGNHENFVYKYLRGEIKGTEPELLRTYFDSTQVLQEDEELFRQFSVLVESAKPFYRYIGNRGPSFYVTHAPCRNKYVGKLDTNSLRHQRNFRLDRESAYEQQLGFLKEEAEGNHPFHLFGHIAAKQTFRIKNKLHLDTGAVHGNGLTSVHITFKPFYKSHKSRQQLLPEELPVLFREVSTVSVEELDAESMRRLHYSSQNKVNFISGTMSPADKDEVAGELESLRKGLDYFAGRGVYEVVLQPKYMGSRCTVYLYRDVEHCYAVSRNGYKVKAVDLTPVYEALLERFGAYMAEQGIRVLLLDGELLPWKALGEGLIERQFQPIGRALENELAFLRQHGFEESLGELIQAYEASGFEQDQHHLTKEALNTSYGAHVYQTYKHVRSIRDTYVGLDQRDEAYRVYKQQLELYAGDAELMYKPFAILKEVLESGEERVPEGVTSEQYRFLNDDEILVLDLQEPEAYSRAEEYFATITVERQMEGIVIKPEQEQPGVVPYLKVRNPGYLSIIYGYDYRFPHKYAKLMKQKNIVPKLRTSLAEYRLGKQLLEVKLEDISADNSGYKQIAANLLFEVTKEKEIDPRL from the coding sequence ATGGACATTCAGACGAAGGTACACACGATATTCATGCTGGTGGGAGCGACGGAGTGCGGGAAGTCTACTTTTGCCAAAGAAGTGCTGATCCCGCAGCTTAAGGCTGCGGACAGCACCACAGGTCTGCGCACGAATGTGCAGTACCTCTCCTCAGACCTGATCCGTCAGGAGCTCTTGGGCTTCGACTACGATAAATATGACCAGGTTATGCTGGAGGCCAGCTCGCATACGTTCGCGCTGTTGTTCGAGCGGCTGAAGCGGGTCACCTCCTGGCCGATTAATGCGGAGTTTGTCATTATGGATACGATTGGTCTCGCCGAGGATTACCGCAGCAAGGTGCGGGCGATTGCCCAGGAGAATAACTACAACCTTGAAGTGATTCTGTTCGATTACCGTAAGCGGGAGGATTATTATGCCTCGGAGCGCTCGAAAAAGCTGATCTCAAATCACCTGAACCGGCTGCGCCGGGAGGTATTGCCTGTGCTGTCCCGCGAGGGCTATCATGGTATTCATAAGGTGCGGGCGAAGGATTTTCTGCTGGAAGGTCCTGAAGGTATGGGGGAAAAGCTGCCGAACCCGGATTACCGGGTGCACATTCAGGACTGGGAGGCCTATGCCGCTGCGGTGCTTCCGCAGGAGCAGGAGTACATTGTGATCGGGGACGTACACGAATGTGTTCAGGAGCTGCAAGGCCTGCTGCGAAGCTATGGCTACCGGATGGAAGAAGGGAAGCTAAGCGCTACGGATAAGCTGAAGAATACACGGATCATCCTGGCGGGCGACTGGATCGATAAAGGCAAGCAGACCCGGGAGATCATACAGTTCCTGTATGACAATCAGGAGCATTTCCTGTTCGTAATGGGTAACCACGAGAATTTCGTCTACAAGTACCTGCGAGGGGAGATTAAGGGGACTGAGCCGGAGCTGCTGAGAACCTATTTCGATTCCACTCAGGTGTTACAAGAAGATGAGGAGCTGTTCCGTCAATTCTCCGTGCTGGTGGAGAGTGCGAAGCCGTTTTACCGCTATATCGGGAATCGGGGGCCTTCCTTCTATGTGACGCATGCCCCTTGCCGCAATAAGTATGTCGGGAAGCTGGATACGAATTCGCTGCGTCATCAGCGCAACTTCCGGTTGGACCGTGAGTCTGCGTACGAGCAGCAGCTGGGCTTCCTGAAGGAGGAGGCGGAGGGGAACCATCCGTTCCATCTGTTCGGACATATTGCTGCTAAGCAGACGTTCCGCATCAAGAACAAATTACATCTGGACACGGGGGCGGTGCATGGGAACGGGCTAACTTCTGTCCATATAACCTTCAAACCGTTCTACAAAAGCCATAAATCCCGCCAGCAGCTATTGCCGGAAGAATTGCCGGTTCTCTTCCGCGAAGTGAGCACGGTCTCTGTGGAGGAGCTGGATGCAGAGTCCATGCGCAGACTGCACTATTCCTCGCAGAATAAGGTCAACTTCATCTCCGGGACGATGTCGCCGGCGGATAAGGATGAAGTAGCGGGCGAGCTGGAGTCGCTGCGCAAGGGATTGGATTATTTTGCCGGACGCGGGGTGTACGAGGTGGTCCTTCAGCCCAAGTACATGGGATCGCGCTGCACGGTGTATCTGTACCGGGACGTAGAGCATTGCTATGCGGTTAGCCGTAACGGTTATAAGGTCAAAGCTGTAGATCTGACGCCGGTCTATGAAGCATTGCTGGAGCGGTTCGGAGCGTATATGGCGGAGCAAGGCATCCGTGTGCTTCTGCTGGACGGGGAGCTTTTGCCTTGGAAGGCGCTAGGGGAAGGGCTGATTGAACGCCAGTTCCAGCCCATTGGGCGGGCCCTGGAGAACGAGCTTGCGTTCCTGAGGCAGCACGGGTTCGAGGAATCGCTCGGTGAGCTGATCCAGGCGTATGAAGCCAGCGGGTTCGAGCAGGACCAGCACCATCTGACCAAAGAAGCGCTTAACACCAGCTACGGCGCGCATGTATACCAGACGTATAAGCATGTCCGCAGCATCCGGGATACCTATGTGGGGCTTGACCAGCGTGATGAGGCGTACCGGGTGTATAAGCAGCAGTTGGAGCTGTATGCAGGGGATGCGGAGCTTATGTATAAGCCTTTTGCCATCCTGAAGGAAGTGCTCGAGAGCGGAGAGGAACGGGTGCCTGAAGGGGTAACCTCAGAGCAGTACCGCTTCCTGAATGACGATGAGATCCTGGTGCTGGACCTGCAGGAGCCGGAGGCTTACAGCCGGGCCGAGGAGTATTTCGCGACTATAACGGTCGAACGGCAGATGGAGGGGATCGTGATTAAGCCGGAGCAGGAGCAGCCGGGAGTGGTCCCTTACCTGAAGGTCCGCAATCCGGGTTACCTGTCGATCATCTACGGCTACGACTACAGATTCCCGCACAAGTATGCCAAGCTGATGAAGCAGAAGAATATCGTACCCAAGCTGCGGACTTCCCTTGCCGAGTACCGGTTGGGTAAGCAACTGCTGGAGGTCAAGCTGGAGGATATTTCGGCGGACAACAGCGGCTATAAGCAGATTGCCGCGAACCTGTTATTCGAGGTGACGAAGGAGAAGGAGATCGATCCTAGGTTATAA
- a CDS encoding GNAT family N-acetyltransferase produces MSVKQWSEDTISYDLNGEWTIQRAEPGEWGVYCSVYYNMQYNGFFREEVYTNPRRNAFWIYKGESRIGGVRMSPNVIYHLFVIPPFNDSFGILKQLKKLLIQWSDRKEPIRTYEVLPDQVQLYARAGFWPDEFRCRWMQRPTEEFHINWEDNLRIESPEVEENEAGDKRFILAEEIARCDFESFRGGLDATRRKQTVVGDFLPTDPNYSNEILTQASTLVFDNATDQLIAGCRLCLQDNVAAVYSIGVNPAYRGRGLATRMLQRALTMLKGTYPLLRLYVMEGNDAESVYYNLGFKPGVQEVQNMYIPVN; encoded by the coding sequence ATGAGTGTAAAGCAATGGTCTGAAGATACGATATCCTACGATTTAAATGGTGAATGGACTATTCAGAGAGCAGAGCCCGGGGAGTGGGGAGTATATTGCTCCGTCTATTATAACATGCAGTATAACGGCTTTTTTAGAGAAGAAGTTTATACGAATCCGCGCAGGAATGCCTTTTGGATATACAAGGGGGAGAGCAGAATCGGCGGAGTCCGGATGTCACCGAATGTGATCTACCATCTCTTTGTAATCCCTCCGTTTAACGATTCATTCGGAATATTGAAGCAGCTTAAAAAGTTGTTGATTCAGTGGTCTGACCGGAAGGAACCGATACGGACCTATGAGGTTCTGCCCGATCAGGTTCAGCTATACGCGCGGGCAGGTTTCTGGCCGGATGAATTCAGATGCCGCTGGATGCAGCGGCCTACAGAAGAGTTCCACATCAACTGGGAGGACAATCTGCGGATTGAGAGTCCTGAAGTAGAGGAGAATGAGGCAGGGGATAAACGGTTTATCCTCGCAGAGGAGATTGCCCGCTGTGATTTTGAAAGTTTTAGAGGCGGACTGGATGCAACCCGGAGGAAGCAAACCGTTGTGGGAGATTTCCTGCCCACTGATCCTAATTACTCCAATGAAATATTGACGCAGGCTTCCACGCTGGTATTCGATAACGCGACAGATCAGCTCATTGCGGGCTGCAGGCTGTGTCTCCAGGATAATGTGGCCGCAGTCTATAGCATTGGCGTGAATCCCGCCTATCGGGGAAGGGGGCTGGCTACACGGATGCTGCAAAGAGCGCTGACGATGCTGAAGGGGACTTATCCGCTGCTGAGATTGTATGTAATGGAGGGAAATGATGCGGAATCTGTGTACTATAATCTCGGGTTTAAGCCCGGGGTGCAGGAGGTTCAGAACATGTATATCCCGGTGAATTAA
- a CDS encoding LytTR family DNA-binding domain-containing protein, translating to MEIRFEADSGMDRGWAKVVTHPAEQEHWKNLEAAFQAAEKRIIVINASNNRQVSLETSKVAVIEAEDRMCSVHLITGEMYLLNTRLKFALEALDTPGFVKINNQTIINTRYIKEFSATANARVEVLLTNDSSYTVSRYYINHFRRSYHG from the coding sequence TTGGAGATCAGATTTGAAGCAGACAGCGGGATGGATCGGGGATGGGCTAAGGTCGTTACGCATCCGGCGGAGCAGGAGCATTGGAAGAATCTTGAGGCAGCCTTTCAAGCAGCAGAGAAGCGGATCATAGTGATCAATGCCAGCAATAACCGCCAGGTCTCCCTGGAGACAAGCAAGGTTGCGGTAATCGAAGCGGAAGACCGGATGTGCAGTGTACACCTGATTACCGGAGAGATGTACCTGCTGAATACGAGGCTGAAGTTCGCGCTGGAAGCGCTGGATACGCCCGGGTTCGTCAAGATCAACAACCAGACCATCATCAATACCCGCTATATCAAAGAATTCTCGGCAACCGCTAATGCGCGGGTGGAAGTCCTGCTGACGAATGATAGTTCTTATACTGTCAGCCGCTACTATATCAATCATTTCAGGAGGAGTTATCATGGCTAA
- a CDS encoding N,N'-diacetylchitobiose phosphorylase: MQYGHFDDKNKEYLITKPNTPAPWANYLGSPEYGAIISGNAGGYSFVKSGANGRHIRYHFNSKDEPGRYIYVKDLENGDYWSGSWQPVGKDLEQYKSVCHHGTGYTNIVSDYDNIHAESLYYVPLNKTYEVWRMKIRNDGSTPRKLALFGFAEFTNDNNYEQDTVNLQYTLFISRTYFKHDKILQVINENIAGEQTWRFFGAAGAEVAGYDGDRDTFLGDYRSYGNPLSVENGQCSNSLNYNANACGALQMNVELQPGEEKEIAFLLGQYDEEGASGILSHYQDLSVVDRELEELKTFWHSKLNRFQVQTPSNNLNHMINTWNAYQCFITFIWSRAASFQYSGLRNGLGYRDTVQDIQGIIHLDHEMALERLRMMISAQVSNGGGLPLVKFDHNPGHEGTPDDPEYVRETGHPHYRADDALWLFPTVIKYLNESGNWDFTDEVIPYSDQGEATVYEHLRQALQFSLDRMGAHGMPVGLHADWNDCLRLGAKGESLFVAFQLYMGFKVFMDIAENKNKPEDAAWAQGLLEELDGNIQKYAWEKDQFVRGFTEDNYTIGSWENDEGRIWLNPQSWSVLSGAARPEQAKLAMDKVYDNLRTDYGTMLFYPPFRKYGLPVALMALFNASTKENGGIFSQPQGWLILAETVIGNGERAFEYFLNCSPATMNDNAEVRKLEPYVHGQFVESKDSPYQGRAHVHWLTGTASTVMVSLAEGIMGVQPQKDGLRLDPCVPSDWTNFSMVREFRGKKLNIQVENKSGVQKGVSRIVINGEEIEGNLIPVSRMAAENEVLVVMG; the protein is encoded by the coding sequence ATGCAATACGGTCATTTTGACGACAAGAACAAAGAGTACCTGATTACGAAGCCGAATACGCCTGCTCCTTGGGCCAACTATCTCGGTTCGCCGGAATACGGTGCGATTATCTCAGGTAACGCCGGGGGCTACAGCTTCGTGAAATCCGGGGCCAACGGACGGCATATCCGCTATCACTTCAACTCCAAGGATGAGCCTGGGCGCTACATTTATGTCAAAGACCTGGAGAACGGCGATTATTGGTCCGGCTCCTGGCAGCCTGTGGGCAAGGATCTGGAGCAATACAAGTCCGTCTGCCATCATGGAACCGGATACACGAACATCGTCTCAGATTATGACAATATCCATGCCGAGTCCTTATACTACGTACCGCTGAACAAGACCTATGAAGTATGGCGTATGAAGATCCGCAATGACGGCAGCACTCCGCGTAAGCTGGCTCTCTTCGGCTTCGCCGAATTCACCAATGACAACAACTATGAGCAAGATACCGTGAACCTGCAATACACGCTGTTTATTTCCCGGACCTACTTCAAGCACGATAAAATTCTTCAAGTGATCAATGAAAATATCGCGGGAGAGCAGACCTGGAGATTCTTCGGCGCAGCCGGAGCAGAGGTGGCCGGTTATGACGGGGACCGCGATACATTCCTTGGAGATTACCGCAGCTACGGGAATCCGCTCTCCGTGGAGAACGGTCAATGCTCAAACTCGCTGAACTATAATGCGAATGCCTGCGGTGCCCTGCAGATGAATGTAGAGCTACAGCCGGGAGAAGAGAAGGAAATTGCCTTCCTGCTGGGACAATATGATGAAGAGGGAGCCTCCGGCATTCTTAGCCACTACCAGGATTTATCCGTGGTTGACCGGGAACTTGAAGAACTGAAGACCTTCTGGCACAGCAAGCTTAACCGTTTCCAGGTGCAGACTCCAAGCAACAATCTGAACCATATGATCAACACCTGGAACGCATATCAGTGCTTCATCACCTTCATCTGGTCGCGTGCCGCCTCCTTCCAGTACTCCGGCCTGCGCAACGGGCTCGGCTACCGGGATACGGTGCAGGACATCCAGGGCATTATCCATCTCGATCATGAGATGGCCCTGGAACGCCTGCGGATGATGATCTCGGCCCAGGTCTCTAACGGCGGCGGGCTTCCGCTCGTGAAATTCGATCATAATCCGGGACATGAAGGCACACCGGACGACCCGGAATATGTACGGGAGACCGGGCATCCCCACTATCGGGCCGATGATGCCCTGTGGCTATTCCCAACGGTAATCAAGTATCTGAATGAGAGCGGGAACTGGGACTTCACCGATGAGGTCATTCCTTATTCGGATCAAGGCGAGGCCACGGTATATGAGCATCTGCGGCAGGCCCTTCAATTCAGTCTTGACCGGATGGGTGCCCACGGCATGCCGGTTGGACTTCATGCCGACTGGAACGATTGCCTGCGGCTTGGTGCCAAGGGTGAATCGCTGTTCGTGGCCTTCCAGCTGTACATGGGCTTCAAGGTATTCATGGACATCGCGGAGAACAAGAACAAGCCGGAGGATGCTGCGTGGGCACAAGGCCTGCTGGAGGAGCTGGACGGCAACATCCAGAAGTATGCCTGGGAGAAGGATCAGTTCGTCCGCGGCTTCACCGAGGACAACTATACCATCGGCTCCTGGGAGAACGACGAGGGCCGAATCTGGCTGAACCCGCAGAGCTGGTCGGTATTAAGCGGCGCAGCCCGTCCTGAACAGGCCAAGCTCGCCATGGACAAGGTCTATGACAATCTGCGGACCGATTACGGCACGATGCTGTTCTACCCGCCATTCCGCAAATACGGCTTGCCGGTAGCACTGATGGCGCTGTTCAACGCTTCGACCAAGGAGAACGGCGGCATCTTCAGCCAGCCGCAGGGCTGGCTCATCCTGGCGGAGACGGTGATTGGTAACGGTGAACGCGCGTTCGAGTACTTCCTGAACTGCAGCCCGGCCACCATGAATGATAATGCGGAGGTCCGCAAGCTGGAGCCTTACGTCCACGGCCAATTCGTGGAGTCCAAGGACAGCCCGTATCAGGGCCGGGCCCATGTCCACTGGCTGACCGGCACGGCCTCCACCGTCATGGTCTCACTTGCTGAGGGCATTATGGGCGTTCAGCCCCAGAAAGACGGCCTCCGTCTGGACCCGTGTGTCCCTTCGGACTGGACCAACTTCTCCATGGTACGCGAATTCCGCGGGAAGAAGCTGAACATCCAGGTCGAGAACAAGAGCGGCGTCCAGAAAGGCGTCTCCCGCATCGTCATCAACGGCGAAGAGATCGAGGGCAACCTGATTCCTGTGTCCCGGATGGCGGCAGAGAACGAAGTGCTGGTTGTGATGGGTTAA